One Mesomycoplasma molare genomic window carries:
- the rplR gene encoding 50S ribosomal protein L18 — translation MAKMSRNKARIQKHYRIKSKLTLGTANKPRLSVFKSLTNFYAQLIDDTKGVTLASVSTLKHKEYSGNIKLAESLGTLMGKKIKELKIESIVFDRSGYIYHGRVKAFAEAVRKEGVKF, via the coding sequence ATGGCTAAAATGTCAAGAAATAAAGCTAGAATTCAAAAACATTATAGAATCAAATCTAAATTAACTTTAGGTACAGCTAATAAACCTCGTTTATCTGTTTTTAAATCACTAACTAATTTTTATGCACAATTAATTGATGACACAAAAGGAGTCACATTAGCTTCTGTTTCTACTTTAAAACATAAAGAATATAGCGGAAATATTAAACTTGCTGAAAGTTTAGGAACTTTAATGGGAAAGAAAATTAAAGAATTAAAAATAGAATCTATTGTTTTTGATCGTTCAGGTTATATTTATCACGGAAGAGTAAAGGCTTTTGCAGAAGCTGTAAGAAAAGAAGGGGTTAAATTTTAA